In the Gymnodinialimonas sp. 202GB13-11 genome, one interval contains:
- a CDS encoding CatA-like O-acetyltransferase, whose protein sequence is MDQIIDLATWPRAAQYALFRNFQSPHYATTVRMDVTALMAAKAANGTSPYRGSLYAIGYGLHAVPELRTRFRGDVVTLYDRIALSMTVPRDDGSFGFGYLDYDPDFAAFDKAAQAEITRARTAPIEPDKDGRNDLAYLSCTPWLDYVSITNAMPSPEDCIPRIGWGKIVPEGTRYSMSMTVEVHHAIADGLHIGRYFEAVQTALDGFAL, encoded by the coding sequence ATGGACCAGATCATCGACCTCGCCACTTGGCCCCGTGCCGCGCAATACGCCCTCTTCCGAAATTTCCAGAGCCCACACTACGCCACGACCGTGCGGATGGACGTCACCGCGCTGATGGCCGCCAAGGCGGCCAACGGCACTTCGCCTTATCGCGGGTCGCTCTACGCCATCGGATACGGGCTCCATGCCGTGCCGGAACTGCGCACGCGATTTCGCGGTGACGTTGTCACGCTCTATGACCGCATTGCCCTGTCGATGACCGTTCCGCGCGACGATGGCAGCTTTGGCTTCGGCTATCTCGACTATGACCCGGATTTTGCCGCCTTCGACAAGGCCGCGCAGGCAGAAATTACCCGCGCTCGCACAGCACCGATCGAACCCGACAAAGACGGGCGCAATGACCTCGCCTACCTCTCTTGCACGCCATGGCTTGACTATGTGTCCATCACCAACGCCATGCCCTCGCCGGAGGACTGCATTCCCCGCATCGGATGGGGCAAGATCGTGCCCGAAGGCACGCGCTATTCCATGTCGATGACGGTGGAGGTGCACCACGCCATCGCCGACGGCCTGCATATCGGACGCTATTTTGAGGCGGTGCAAACCGCTCTGGATGGCTTCGCGCTCTGA
- a CDS encoding c-type cytochrome, protein MTQIRSITLCATLLAVGCTPTLDDQVTATRGAQVFAENCAACHGTNARGASDLPTATGDAPDLTLIAQRNGGTFPEIETMATIYGPAYHQSRGTIMPEFGADDLGPLVVVEVEEGVGTPIPADLIALSEYLQSVQR, encoded by the coding sequence ATGACCCAGATCCGATCCATCACTCTTTGCGCCACACTTCTGGCCGTCGGATGCACGCCCACCCTCGACGATCAGGTCACCGCCACACGGGGCGCACAGGTCTTTGCTGAGAATTGCGCCGCGTGCCACGGCACCAACGCGCGGGGGGCATCCGATCTGCCAACAGCCACAGGCGACGCGCCGGATCTGACCCTGATCGCCCAACGCAACGGCGGCACTTTCCCTGAGATCGAGACGATGGCCACCATCTACGGCCCCGCCTATCACCAAAGCCGCGGCACCATCATGCCCGAATTCGGCGCGGATGATCTCGGCCCGCTTGTCGTTGTCGAGGTGGAGGAAGGCGTCGGCACACCCATCCCCGCAGATCTCATTGCCCTTTCAGAATACCTGCAATCCGTGCAACGCTGA
- a CDS encoding LysE family translocator — protein sequence MDWASLFSIFLAFFVVAVSPGPATLAVSTVSASHGRAAGAQFGIGLGFGLAFWGIVAATGLGAVLQTTTQLLLAIKIGGGCYLLWLAYSSARAAMRPNTTLVEERGSLPSGRWLLRGLTLNLSNPKAVVAWMAALAVGLRPDDGLAAVAVATCGCAMIGFAIYAAYAALFSLGPIRQVYAQFRRWIDGVVAGLFAIAGLALIRSAFQRGATSP from the coding sequence ATGGATTGGGCCAGTCTGTTTTCCATCTTCTTGGCCTTCTTTGTGGTGGCTGTCTCACCCGGCCCGGCAACCCTTGCCGTCAGTACGGTCTCCGCAAGCCATGGCCGCGCAGCGGGCGCGCAATTCGGTATCGGGCTTGGGTTCGGTCTCGCTTTTTGGGGGATCGTTGCGGCAACCGGTCTTGGTGCAGTTTTGCAAACCACCACGCAGCTTCTGCTTGCCATCAAGATTGGTGGCGGTTGCTACCTTCTATGGTTGGCCTACAGCTCGGCCCGTGCAGCGATGCGCCCGAATACGACCCTCGTCGAGGAGCGGGGCAGCCTACCGTCCGGTCGCTGGTTGCTCCGCGGCTTGACGTTGAACCTTTCCAACCCAAAGGCGGTTGTGGCCTGGATGGCCGCTTTGGCCGTCGGCCTGCGCCCCGATGATGGTCTGGCAGCCGTCGCCGTGGCGACTTGCGGATGTGCGATGATTGGCTTCGCGATCTATGCAGCCTACGCCGCTCTGTTCTCGCTCGGCCCAATTCGACAGGTCTATGCCCAGTTTCGCCGCTGGATCGATGGCGTCGTCGCCGGACTATTCGCAATCGCAGGGCTGGCTCTGATCCGCTCGGCGTTTCAACGCGGCGCAACTTCGCCCTAA
- the zapE gene encoding cell division protein ZapE: MSQHLTALYDTRVAEGLLRPDPAQRMVIDLLEQVRERLEAPERTGFLARFRKAEPMGKQGLYLWGGVGRGKSMLMDLFFQHASVPGKRRVHFHAFMQEVQAALHEARKTGVEDAIKPVADDIARDLKLLCFDEMQITDIADAMIVGRLFERLFEAGVVIVTTSNRHPSTLYKDGLNRQLFLPFIALLEERLEVHELAADTDYRQDRLSGEQVWFAPADASAKASIDLIWSDLTGGKEESLVLEVKGREVVIPRFWAGQARASFDDLCGKPLGPADYLALVGATKVLVLEDIPKMSREKANEAKRFVTLIDALYEGKVSLVASAAAEPEALYVEGTGAFEFERTASRLREMQSADWGSVTG; this comes from the coding sequence ATGTCGCAGCATTTGACCGCCCTATACGACACGCGCGTGGCCGAAGGCCTGCTTCGGCCCGATCCGGCGCAGCGGATGGTCATTGATCTGCTTGAACAGGTGCGAGAACGTCTGGAAGCCCCGGAGCGCACCGGCTTTCTGGCGCGGTTTCGCAAGGCGGAGCCGATGGGAAAGCAGGGGCTTTACCTATGGGGCGGGGTCGGTCGCGGCAAGTCGATGTTGATGGATCTGTTCTTTCAACACGCTTCGGTTCCGGGCAAGCGGCGGGTGCACTTTCATGCCTTCATGCAGGAGGTTCAGGCGGCGTTGCATGAGGCCCGAAAAACGGGTGTCGAGGATGCGATCAAACCCGTGGCCGACGACATCGCACGCGACCTGAAACTGCTGTGTTTCGACGAGATGCAAATCACTGATATTGCCGATGCGATGATTGTAGGCCGCCTCTTCGAGCGGTTGTTCGAAGCGGGCGTCGTGATTGTCACAACCTCCAACAGGCACCCCTCAACCCTTTATAAAGATGGGCTAAATCGGCAGCTCTTCCTACCATTCATTGCGCTTCTGGAAGAGCGGCTGGAGGTGCACGAACTGGCGGCCGACACGGATTACCGGCAGGATCGCCTATCGGGTGAACAGGTTTGGTTTGCGCCTGCAGATGCCAGTGCCAAGGCATCCATCGACCTTATCTGGAGCGATCTGACCGGCGGCAAGGAAGAGTCGCTGGTGCTGGAGGTGAAGGGGCGTGAGGTGGTTATCCCACGCTTTTGGGCGGGGCAGGCGCGGGCGTCGTTCGATGATCTGTGTGGCAAGCCGCTGGGACCTGCAGACTACCTTGCACTCGTGGGTGCGACGAAGGTTCTGGTGCTGGAGGACATCCCAAAAATGAGCCGCGAAAAGGCGAACGAGGCGAAGCGGTTCGTGACGTTGATTGACGCACTTTACGAGGGGAAGGTGAGCCTTGTGGCCAGTGCAGCCGCTGAGCCAGAGGCGCTGTATGTCGAAGGCACCGGGGCGTTCGAATTCGAGCGGACTGCCAGCCGCTTGCGTGAAATGCAGAGCGCGGATTGGGGATCAGTCACGGGTTAG
- a CDS encoding MFS transporter — protein MDRTDRLITPVLIGGCAIILISFAIRASFGLFQIPIAEEFGWLRAEFSMAIAIQNLAWGIGQPIFGAIAEKVGDRKAIALGVALYVIGLVVSAYAITPGQHQFLEILVGFGIAGTGFGVILAMVARAASDENRSLTLGIATAAGSAGQVVGPPIAEALLGAFPWQTVFLIFAGIIFASLLFLPLLKAPEKPETPELEETLGQILGKAFRDPSFTLIFIGFFSCGYQLAFITAHFPAFITEYCGPIAPGGVLHTMGVTTTSALGAIAIALIGLANIAGTLLAAYLGKTYSKKNLLALIYMGRTVAAATFILLPITPTTVIIFSVVMGSLWLATVPLTSGLVGYIYGLRYMGTLYGIVFFSHQLGSFVGVWLGGFMYDLYGNYTVVWWVGVGVGALSAIVHLPIKEIPLGKRAPQAA, from the coding sequence ATGGACCGCACCGACCGCCTGATAACGCCCGTTTTGATCGGCGGCTGCGCCATCATCCTGATCAGCTTTGCCATCCGCGCGAGCTTTGGCTTGTTCCAGATCCCAATCGCCGAGGAGTTCGGTTGGCTCCGCGCCGAGTTCTCCATGGCAATCGCCATTCAGAACCTCGCATGGGGCATCGGACAGCCGATTTTCGGCGCAATTGCCGAGAAGGTTGGCGACCGCAAAGCCATCGCCCTAGGGGTGGCTTTATACGTGATCGGGCTTGTCGTATCGGCCTACGCCATCACGCCAGGGCAGCATCAATTCCTTGAAATTCTTGTGGGTTTCGGGATCGCGGGCACTGGCTTCGGCGTGATCCTCGCCATGGTTGCACGTGCGGCGTCGGACGAGAACCGGTCGCTGACATTGGGTATCGCGACCGCCGCAGGCTCAGCCGGGCAGGTGGTGGGCCCGCCGATAGCCGAGGCCCTTCTGGGCGCGTTCCCTTGGCAAACGGTGTTCCTGATTTTCGCCGGAATCATCTTTGCATCTCTACTGTTCTTGCCTCTGCTCAAGGCACCCGAGAAACCGGAAACGCCCGAGCTGGAAGAAACCCTTGGTCAAATCCTCGGCAAAGCCTTCCGCGACCCCTCCTTCACGCTGATCTTCATCGGCTTCTTTTCCTGCGGCTATCAGCTGGCCTTCATCACCGCCCATTTCCCCGCGTTCATCACCGAATATTGTGGCCCCATCGCGCCCGGCGGTGTTCTGCATACGATGGGCGTCACGACGACCTCGGCGCTCGGGGCCATCGCTATCGCTTTGATTGGGCTAGCGAATATAGCAGGCACGTTGCTTGCGGCCTATCTTGGCAAAACCTATTCCAAGAAGAACCTACTGGCGCTGATCTACATGGGCCGCACAGTTGCAGCAGCAACCTTCATCCTGCTGCCGATCACTCCCACAACGGTCATCATCTTCTCGGTTGTGATGGGGTCGCTCTGGTTGGCAACCGTGCCCCTGACCTCGGGCCTCGTCGGTTACATCTACGGCCTGCGATACATGGGAACGCTCTATGGGATCGTCTTCTTCAGCCACCAACTTGGTAGCTTCGTGGGCGTCTGGCTCGGTGGTTTTATGTACGACCTTTACGGCAACTACACAGTCGTCTGGTGGGTTGGCGTGGGTGTCGGTGCGCTAAGCGCCATTGTGCATCTGCCGATCAAAGAAATTCCTTTGGGCAAGCGCGCGCCGCAGGCCGCCTAA
- a CDS encoding ornithine cyclodeaminase family protein: MTLIIGPEAEEKLDWIALSDAIEAGHKMPRAEIDDTFLYRGDDTLLSRAAWIDGLGQLVKTATIFPGNKDEGKPVIHGGVCLFSDTDGTLEAIIDFHLLTKWKTAGDSLLAARKLARPDSKNILLIGAGNVVRSMREAYAAAFPNSEFTIWNRTLANVANIRADYPDVSIALDLREAVEAADIIATGTMTTEPILKGKCLQPGQHIDLIGAYRPDMREADDDCLRRARVFVDSRATTFGHIGELKIPLEEGVFFESDVVGDFYDMDRFERGSDSEITLCKNGGGAHLDLMVARYILDAVKAR; encoded by the coding sequence ATGACGTTGATTATCGGGCCAGAGGCCGAGGAGAAGCTGGACTGGATCGCCCTAAGCGATGCGATCGAGGCAGGCCATAAAATGCCGCGGGCCGAGATTGACGACACCTTCCTCTATCGCGGTGACGATACGCTTTTGTCCCGCGCGGCCTGGATTGACGGGCTGGGGCAGTTGGTGAAAACCGCAACGATCTTTCCGGGCAACAAGGACGAGGGCAAGCCTGTGATCCATGGGGGCGTTTGTCTGTTTTCCGATACGGACGGCACGCTTGAGGCAATCATCGACTTTCACCTGCTGACCAAGTGGAAGACAGCCGGCGACAGCCTTCTGGCCGCGCGCAAGCTGGCACGACCGGACAGCAAAAACATCCTGCTGATCGGGGCCGGCAACGTGGTGCGATCCATGCGGGAGGCCTACGCCGCAGCCTTTCCCAATTCGGAGTTCACGATCTGGAACCGAACGCTCGCAAACGTCGCAAACATACGCGCGGACTACCCTGATGTCTCCATCGCGCTTGATCTGCGCGAGGCCGTGGAAGCCGCCGACATCATCGCCACCGGCACCATGACCACCGAACCGATCCTAAAGGGCAAATGTCTGCAACCCGGCCAGCACATCGACCTGATTGGCGCCTACCGCCCCGACATGCGCGAAGCGGACGACGATTGCCTGCGCCGCGCGCGGGTATTCGTCGACAGCCGCGCCACGACGTTCGGGCATATTGGTGAACTGAAGATCCCGTTGGAGGAAGGCGTGTTCTTCGAGTCGGACGTGGTCGGAGACTTCTACGACATGGACCGTTTTGAACGTGGCTCGGACAGCGAAATCACCCTGTGCAAGAACGGCGGCGGCGCGCATCTGGACCTGATGGTCGCGCGCTACATCCTGGATGCTGTGAAAGCGCGTTAG
- a CDS encoding HAD family hydrolase, translating into MGIEAVVFDIGNVLIEWQPERHYDRVIGEERRRAMFATVDLHVMNDRVDRGENFHAMVTECAAANPDWHDEIMLWHDDWLHMASPAIPHSVTLLRNLRRRSVAVFALSNFGIETFDIAKPVYPFLTEFDRSYISGHMGVTKPDAEIYARVEADCGLLPETLLFADDRADNIEAAQARGWQTHLFDGPQGWADRLLQEGLLSAEEAQA; encoded by the coding sequence ATGGGCATCGAGGCCGTCGTCTTCGACATCGGCAATGTGCTGATCGAATGGCAGCCCGAACGGCACTATGACCGCGTGATTGGGGAAGAGCGCCGCCGCGCGATGTTTGCGACGGTCGACCTGCATGTGATGAATGACCGTGTGGATCGGGGTGAGAACTTCCACGCGATGGTGACGGAATGCGCAGCCGCAAACCCCGACTGGCACGACGAAATCATGCTGTGGCATGATGACTGGCTGCATATGGCAAGCCCCGCGATCCCGCATTCTGTGACCCTCCTCCGCAATTTGCGTCGTCGCAGCGTGGCGGTCTTTGCATTATCGAATTTCGGGATCGAAACCTTCGATATCGCCAAGCCGGTCTACCCCTTCCTGACGGAATTCGACCGCTCCTACATCTCGGGCCATATGGGCGTTACCAAGCCTGACGCCGAGATCTATGCCCGCGTCGAGGCGGATTGTGGCCTACTGCCGGAAACCCTCCTTTTCGCCGACGATCGGGCGGATAATATCGAGGCCGCACAGGCACGCGGGTGGCAGACGCATCTATTCGACGGGCCGCAAGGATGGGCAGACAGGTTGCTGCAAGAGGGCCTGTTGAGCGCAGAGGAGGCACAGGCATGA
- the fghA gene encoding S-formylglutathione hydrolase, translating to METISENKAFGGTQGVYRHASNATQTDMTFGLFLPEEAQFGPVPVLWYLSGLTCTHENAMNKAGAQGWAAEQGIALIFPDTSPRGDGVADDAAYDLGQGAGFYVNATEAPWAQHFQMWDYITEDLPNTVFENFALDPARQAITGHSMGGHGALTIAMRFPERFASVSAFAPICNPTDSDWGRKQLNAYLGADEEKWAPHDATLLMHATGFDGPMLIDTGADDQFGDLLKTEALAHAAAARRQQMTLRMQPGYDHSYFFVSSFMEEHIAFHADALYSA from the coding sequence ATGGAAACGATTTCCGAAAACAAGGCCTTTGGCGGCACGCAAGGTGTTTATCGCCACGCCTCCAACGCCACTCAGACCGACATGACCTTTGGTCTGTTCCTTCCGGAAGAGGCACAGTTTGGCCCGGTGCCGGTGCTCTGGTACCTGTCAGGCCTGACATGCACCCATGAGAACGCCATGAACAAGGCGGGTGCGCAGGGATGGGCAGCGGAGCAAGGCATCGCGCTGATCTTCCCAGACACGTCGCCACGCGGCGACGGCGTGGCGGATGATGCGGCCTACGACCTCGGCCAAGGTGCGGGTTTCTACGTGAACGCGACCGAGGCCCCTTGGGCACAGCACTTCCAGATGTGGGATTACATCACCGAGGATCTGCCCAACACGGTCTTCGAAAATTTCGCGCTCGATCCCGCGCGCCAAGCCATCACAGGCCATTCCATGGGCGGCCATGGGGCGCTGACCATCGCGATGCGCTTCCCCGAACGGTTTGCCTCCGTCTCAGCGTTCGCGCCAATCTGCAACCCGACGGACAGCGACTGGGGCCGCAAACAGCTCAACGCATATCTCGGTGCGGATGAAGAGAAATGGGCGCCTCACGATGCAACGCTTCTGATGCACGCCACCGGCTTCGACGGCCCGATGCTCATCGACACCGGGGCCGATGACCAATTCGGTGACTTGCTGAAAACCGAGGCATTGGCCCATGCCGCCGCCGCGCGTCGCCAGCAAATGACGCTTCGGATGCAGCCTGGTTACGACCATTCCTACTTCTTCGTGTCGAGCTTCATGGAAGAACATATCGCCTTCCACGCCGACGCGCTCTACTCCGCCTGA
- a CDS encoding AEC family transporter: MVDIFLKTLPFFALIALGFQACRTGFFTSEAAAYLTKFVFYFALSAMLFRFAANLSLAEIIDWQFVGAYLSGCIVVYLLATLIAMIRKRPVTEAAFEAQCAIIGNVGFLGIPMLVVLLGEAAAGPVILVLSVDLIVFSSLIVIIVTGSRDGRMSLGVLRTVGIGLLKNPMIVSIVLGLAWSTTGWNVPGPVNEFLAILGAAATPGALFAIGASLAGKSAERMSVAGWLTFCKLVLHPGAVAIAALFLFDVPDYDAGVMIAAAALPVAGNVYILAQHYGVAPQRVSAAILISTAVSILTVSAVIAWLAPLTGT, encoded by the coding sequence ATGGTCGATATCTTCCTGAAAACCCTGCCGTTCTTTGCGCTGATTGCGCTGGGGTTTCAGGCCTGCCGCACCGGGTTCTTCACGTCCGAGGCCGCTGCCTATCTGACCAAGTTCGTCTTCTACTTTGCGCTATCAGCGATGCTGTTCCGGTTCGCGGCGAACCTGTCGCTGGCAGAGATCATCGATTGGCAATTTGTCGGCGCGTATCTTTCCGGCTGCATTGTCGTATATTTGCTGGCGACTTTGATTGCGATGATCCGCAAACGACCCGTGACCGAAGCCGCGTTCGAGGCGCAATGCGCCATCATCGGCAATGTGGGTTTCCTGGGCATCCCCATGCTGGTGGTGCTTTTGGGAGAGGCCGCCGCTGGCCCAGTGATCCTGGTGCTCTCGGTCGACCTGATCGTCTTTTCGAGCCTGATCGTGATTATCGTCACCGGAAGCCGGGATGGCCGCATGTCACTTGGCGTTCTGCGCACGGTCGGGATTGGTCTGCTGAAAAACCCGATGATTGTGTCAATTGTTCTGGGTCTGGCCTGGTCCACGACCGGATGGAACGTGCCGGGTCCGGTGAATGAGTTCCTGGCCATCTTGGGCGCTGCCGCTACACCCGGTGCGCTCTTTGCTATCGGTGCGTCTCTCGCGGGCAAATCGGCCGAGCGTATGTCAGTCGCTGGCTGGCTGACGTTCTGCAAACTGGTCCTCCACCCCGGAGCCGTGGCAATCGCCGCCCTCTTCCTGTTCGACGTACCGGATTACGATGCCGGTGTGATGATCGCAGCCGCCGCACTGCCGGTGGCGGGCAATGTCTACATCCTCGCGCAGCACTACGGGGTCGCGCCGCAGCGTGTGTCCGCTGCAATCCTGATCTCGACTGCCGTGTCGATCCTGACGGTATCCGCTGTGATCGCGTGGTTGGCCCCGCTGACAGGCACGTAA
- a CDS encoding TetR/AcrR family transcriptional regulator has translation MNAETQIKKGRKFDQVIAGARAVFMREGFEGASVDEIARDAGVSKATLYSYFPDKQHLFLEVLKLECDAQSEVEVLFEQTGLSVEEKLCVICKKLITFFLSDFGQDMFRVCVAEAKRFPELGETFYLSGPRHWGEKIAGFLSSEKARAVLDIEDPFLAADQLAQLCRTDLMLKVMFGIEKNPAEAEIDRIVDEAVRTFLARYRRAPKAAG, from the coding sequence ATGAACGCCGAGACGCAGATCAAGAAAGGTCGAAAATTCGACCAGGTCATCGCGGGTGCGCGCGCCGTCTTCATGCGTGAAGGTTTTGAAGGCGCGTCCGTCGACGAAATCGCGCGCGATGCGGGCGTGTCAAAGGCGACGCTGTATTCGTACTTCCCTGACAAGCAGCACCTGTTCCTTGAAGTTCTGAAGCTCGAATGCGACGCGCAATCCGAGGTCGAGGTTCTGTTTGAGCAGACCGGCCTGAGCGTCGAAGAAAAGCTCTGTGTGATCTGCAAAAAACTGATCACCTTCTTTCTGAGCGATTTTGGGCAGGATATGTTCCGCGTCTGCGTGGCTGAAGCGAAGCGGTTCCCGGAGTTGGGCGAGACCTTCTACCTTAGCGGCCCGAGGCATTGGGGTGAGAAGATCGCAGGTTTCCTCAGCAGTGAAAAAGCGCGCGCTGTACTGGATATCGAAGATCCATTCCTCGCCGCCGACCAGCTGGCGCAGCTGTGCCGCACAGACCTGATGCTGAAAGTCATGTTCGGGATCGAGAAGAACCCCGCCGAGGCCGAGATTGACCGTATCGTTGATGAGGCCGTGCGGACATTCCTTGCCCGCTATCGTCGTGCGCCGAAAGCTGCGGGTTAA
- a CDS encoding NYN domain-containing protein yields the protein MANDTPLLAVLIDADNTSHKHAKAIFDEIAGFGEASVRRIYGDFSSTHMKGWSNVQAEYGIVPFHQPANTVGKNASDIALVIDAMDLMHSSRFDGFVLCSSDSDFTRLASRIREQGLDVYGIGQQKTPEAFRKACKRFIFIENILPEAPKGEEKSNGKPEGRPLNEARDLIFRAMESIEQEDDWYSLGQLGQYMTAANPDFDTRTYGKRKLSDLVESLKMLEVKRGAGNQLLVRRLD from the coding sequence ATGGCCAACGATACACCGCTTCTCGCCGTCCTGATCGACGCGGACAATACCAGCCACAAACACGCCAAGGCGATCTTTGATGAGATTGCCGGTTTCGGCGAAGCCTCCGTTCGACGCATCTACGGTGATTTCAGCTCAACCCACATGAAGGGCTGGTCCAATGTTCAGGCCGAGTACGGGATCGTTCCCTTCCACCAACCCGCTAATACTGTGGGCAAGAACGCCTCCGACATTGCGCTGGTGATCGACGCGATGGACCTGATGCATTCCAGCCGTTTCGACGGTTTTGTCCTGTGTTCATCCGACAGCGACTTCACCCGCTTGGCCAGCCGCATTCGCGAACAGGGCCTCGACGTCTACGGTATCGGCCAACAGAAAACGCCTGAGGCATTTCGCAAGGCCTGCAAGCGATTCATCTTTATTGAGAACATCCTGCCGGAAGCGCCCAAGGGTGAGGAAAAATCGAATGGCAAACCGGAAGGGCGCCCACTGAACGAAGCACGTGACCTGATCTTTCGCGCGATGGAATCGATCGAACAGGAAGATGATTGGTATTCGCTGGGTCAGTTGGGTCAATACATGACTGCAGCCAACCCCGATTTCGACACGCGCACCTATGGCAAACGAAAACTGAGCGATCTGGTCGAAAGCCTGAAGATGCTTGAGGTGAAGCGCGGTGCGGGCAACCAGCTATTGGTGCGGCGTTTGGATTAA
- a CDS encoding S-(hydroxymethyl)glutathione dehydrogenase/class III alcohol dehydrogenase, protein MRTRAAVALEAGKPLEVMEVNLEGPKAGEVLVEIKATGICHTDEFTLSGADPEGLFPAILGHEGAGVVLEVGPGVTSLEPGDHVIPLYTAECRECEYCLHPKTNLCQKVRATQGQGLMPDGTSRFSMLDGTPILHYMGCSTFSNHTVLPEISLAKVRKDAPFDKICYIGCGVTTGIGAVIYTAKVEIGSRAIVFGLGGIGLNVIQGLRLAGADQIVGVDLNPGKVEMAKHFGMTDFVNPSEVSGDLVGHLVELTGGGADYTFDATGNVQVMRAALESAHKGWGESIIIGVAPAGAEISTRPFQLVTGRSWRGTAFGGARGRTDVPQIVDWYMDGKIEIDPMITHTLNLDQINEGFDLMHEGKSIRSVVVY, encoded by the coding sequence ATGCGGACACGTGCAGCCGTCGCGCTTGAAGCGGGTAAGCCACTTGAAGTGATGGAAGTGAACCTTGAGGGCCCCAAGGCCGGTGAGGTGTTGGTGGAGATCAAAGCCACCGGCATTTGCCATACTGATGAATTCACCCTTTCGGGCGCTGACCCAGAGGGGTTGTTCCCGGCGATCCTCGGCCATGAAGGCGCGGGCGTTGTGTTGGAGGTCGGGCCCGGCGTGACCTCGCTGGAACCCGGCGACCACGTGATCCCGCTTTACACAGCAGAATGTCGTGAATGCGAATACTGCCTGCATCCCAAGACAAACCTTTGCCAGAAGGTGCGCGCGACCCAAGGTCAGGGTCTGATGCCCGATGGCACGTCGCGCTTCTCCATGCTCGATGGCACCCCGATCCTGCATTACATGGGCTGCTCGACTTTCTCGAACCACACGGTTCTGCCGGAGATCTCGCTGGCAAAGGTCCGCAAGGACGCGCCCTTCGACAAGATCTGCTATATCGGCTGCGGTGTGACGACCGGCATTGGCGCGGTGATCTACACGGCCAAGGTTGAGATCGGCAGCCGTGCGATTGTCTTCGGCCTTGGCGGCATTGGCCTCAACGTGATCCAGGGCCTGCGTCTCGCAGGCGCCGACCAGATTGTCGGTGTCGACTTGAACCCCGGCAAGGTCGAAATGGCCAAGCATTTCGGGATGACCGACTTCGTGAACCCGTCCGAAGTGTCGGGCGATCTTGTGGGCCATCTGGTTGAGCTGACCGGCGGCGGGGCTGACTACACATTTGACGCCACCGGCAATGTGCAGGTGATGCGCGCAGCACTTGAGTCGGCCCATAAGGGCTGGGGCGAGTCGATCATCATCGGCGTGGCCCCTGCAGGTGCGGAAATCTCCACCCGCCCCTTCCAGCTTGTCACCGGCCGGTCTTGGCGCGGCACTGCTTTCGGCGGCGCGCGCGGGCGGACAGACGTACCGCAGATCGTCGATTGGTACATGGACGGCAAGATCGAGATCGACCCGATGATCACCCACACCCTCAACCTCGACCAGATCAACGAAGGCTTCGACCTGATGCATGAAGGCAAGTCGATCCGGTCCGTGGTCGTTTACTGA
- a CDS encoding I78 family peptidase inhibitor, whose translation MTRFALLSVICVIASCAPTDPFADFDALGPDACGADAAQGLVGQPLEAAAGVTAPGGVRRIGPEDLVTTDLAPERMNIWHDGTTITRITCS comes from the coding sequence ATGACCCGGTTTGCCCTTTTGTCTGTCATTTGCGTGATCGCGTCGTGTGCGCCCACCGATCCCTTTGCAGACTTCGATGCCTTAGGCCCCGACGCGTGCGGTGCGGATGCGGCGCAAGGGCTGGTTGGTCAGCCCCTTGAGGCCGCTGCGGGGGTCACTGCACCGGGCGGCGTCCGACGCATCGGGCCGGAAGATCTGGTAACAACGGATTTGGCTCCGGAGCGCATGAACATTTGGCATGACGGCACAACGATCACGCGCATCACCTGCAGCTGA
- a CDS encoding I78 family peptidase inhibitor, producing the protein MTPSFKAIAAALLVTLTPLAASAQSFGIGHTGPGSWPNSINGTLPTPGQSVGTPVLVTDCGAARLQDFLGRNIRHVTVPSRARVIGPDTIVTFDYRTDRLNIAYEGYGTITRVYCG; encoded by the coding sequence ATGACCCCTTCCTTCAAGGCGATTGCCGCCGCCCTTCTTGTCACCCTCACCCCGCTGGCCGCCAGCGCCCAATCCTTTGGCATTGGCCATACTGGCCCCGGCAGCTGGCCGAATAGCATCAACGGCACGCTCCCCACCCCCGGCCAGAGTGTTGGCACGCCGGTCCTCGTTACGGATTGCGGTGCCGCACGTCTGCAAGATTTTCTGGGTCGCAACATACGTCACGTTACCGTTCCCTCCAGGGCGCGGGTGATCGGCCCCGATACGATCGTGACCTTTGATTACCGCACGGACCGCCTGAACATCGCTTATGAAGGTTATGGCACCATCACGCGGGTCTATTGCGGGTGA